One window from the genome of Bacillota bacterium encodes:
- the rpmA gene encoding 50S ribosomal protein L27, with protein MRVIDIQLFAHKKGVGSSRNGRDSRSKRLGVKASDGQWVSAGSIIVRQRGTRVVPGVNVGVGRDDTLFALADGVVRFGSRGDRKVVGVFQPEAGLQA; from the coding sequence ATGCGGGTTATCGATATCCAGTTGTTCGCCCACAAGAAGGGCGTGGGAAGCTCCCGTAACGGTCGTGACTCCCGGTCCAAGAGGCTGGGAGTGAAGGCTTCCGACGGCCAGTGGGTCTCGGCCGGGAGCATCATCGTGCGCCAGCGGGGCACCCGGGTGGTGCCGGGAGTTAACGTAGGTGTGGGCCGGGATGACACCCTGTTCGCCCTGGCCGACGGGGTGGTCAGGTTCGGGTCCCGGGGCGATCGCAAGGTGGTAGGGGTGTTCCAGCCCGAGGCGGGACTCCAGGCGTAA
- a CDS encoding sigma 54-interacting transcriptional regulator codes for MKPLLGERVAIDCFSFEKGLPHLGGYDLVLVSSVELTSEVARHVQPGTDILLVRRTIRKDSWVELMALPPGTKAMLVNDDQESAADTVALLYELGAKHLELVPVYPQMPQPPCLEMAITPGEAHLVPPGVKKILDIGDRVVDGSTVVDILSKFGLFDEAANKMVSRYMSETIPRSPGMMAALGRLAEMRTQIEQVVSLVRDGVVAFDAEGRVTLLNRRAEAIVGRQAWAALGLPVGELLPGVELEEVLNQGVSVHDILVRQAGKNLVVSKAPLSREGNVVGGVITLREASEIEQLEARLRAELRGKGHVAKYSFTDIVGNSPAMRAVLEQARKMAAGSSAVLILGESGTGKELLAHAIHNASARRSFPFVPVNCAALPETLLESELFGYEEGAFTGARRGGKAGFFEEAHRGTIFLDEIGDMPLRLQARLLRVLQEKEIVRVGGTRVIPVDVRVIAASNRDLSRLVEEGQFRSDLYYRLNVLPLYVPPLRERKEDIILLAQHFLRARRSRMRLTEQVLQAFLRYHWPGNVRELENCIEYLINVVEGDPTIQDLPVHIRGSVARSASPGALVRDPQALALLQRLGEAEHGGRRLGRRSLARSGLGLSEHEVRVLLKKLESAGLVRIGRGRSGTHLTPAGKELLAVPPAGGTGAEGLTGGSR; via the coding sequence TTGAAGCCGTTGTTGGGCGAAAGGGTGGCTATCGACTGCTTTTCGTTCGAAAAGGGGTTGCCGCATCTCGGGGGATACGACCTGGTACTGGTATCGTCCGTGGAACTGACCAGCGAGGTGGCCAGGCACGTGCAGCCCGGTACGGACATACTGCTGGTTAGACGGACGATCCGTAAAGATTCCTGGGTAGAACTGATGGCACTCCCGCCCGGCACGAAGGCTATGCTCGTGAATGACGATCAGGAGTCGGCAGCAGATACCGTGGCACTGCTGTACGAACTCGGTGCCAAGCACCTGGAACTGGTGCCGGTATATCCCCAGATGCCGCAGCCGCCTTGTCTGGAGATGGCCATCACGCCCGGCGAAGCGCACCTTGTCCCCCCGGGCGTGAAGAAGATTCTCGATATCGGCGACCGCGTCGTAGACGGCAGCACGGTGGTGGACATCCTGAGCAAGTTCGGCCTGTTCGACGAAGCAGCAAACAAAATGGTGTCGCGGTACATGTCGGAGACCATTCCCCGTAGCCCCGGCATGATGGCGGCCCTGGGCCGCCTGGCCGAGATGCGGACACAAATCGAGCAGGTGGTTAGCCTGGTCCGTGACGGGGTGGTGGCATTCGACGCGGAGGGCAGGGTTACACTCCTCAACCGGCGAGCCGAAGCAATTGTGGGCCGGCAGGCATGGGCAGCGCTGGGGCTGCCCGTGGGCGAACTCCTCCCGGGCGTGGAGCTGGAAGAAGTCCTGAACCAAGGTGTATCTGTCCATGACATCCTGGTGAGGCAGGCAGGGAAAAACCTGGTGGTAAGCAAAGCTCCCCTGTCCAGGGAAGGCAATGTCGTAGGCGGGGTGATCACGCTCCGCGAGGCGAGTGAAATTGAGCAGCTGGAAGCTCGTTTACGGGCCGAACTCCGCGGTAAAGGCCACGTGGCCAAGTACTCATTTACCGATATCGTGGGCAACAGCCCGGCGATGAGGGCCGTGCTGGAGCAGGCGCGGAAGATGGCTGCTGGCTCCTCTGCTGTTCTGATTCTGGGAGAAAGCGGCACGGGCAAGGAACTGCTTGCCCACGCCATACACAACGCCTCGGCGCGCCGGAGTTTTCCATTTGTGCCCGTGAACTGTGCAGCCCTTCCCGAAACCTTACTTGAGAGCGAGCTGTTCGGGTACGAGGAGGGGGCTTTTACCGGTGCTCGGCGGGGCGGGAAGGCTGGTTTCTTCGAAGAGGCTCACCGGGGAACGATCTTCCTGGACGAAATCGGAGACATGCCTCTTCGCCTCCAGGCCCGGTTGCTGCGGGTATTGCAGGAGAAAGAGATCGTACGGGTGGGGGGCACCCGCGTCATCCCGGTGGACGTGCGGGTCATCGCGGCCAGCAACCGCGACCTGAGCAGGCTGGTGGAAGAAGGGCAATTTCGGTCGGACCTGTACTACCGTCTGAACGTTCTACCCCTATACGTGCCCCCGCTCCGGGAAAGAAAGGAGGACATCATCCTCCTGGCCCAGCACTTCTTGCGCGCCCGGCGCTCGCGCATGCGCCTGACGGAACAGGTGCTCCAGGCCTTCTTGCGCTACCACTGGCCGGGGAACGTCCGGGAACTGGAAAACTGCATCGAGTACCTGATCAATGTCGTGGAAGGGGATCCCACTATTCAGGATTTGCCCGTGCACATCAGGGGCTCGGTAGCCCGCTCTGCGTCCCCGGGCGCTCTGGTGAGGGATCCGCAGGCACTCGCGCTCCTGCAGAGGCTCGGGGAAGCAGAGCACGGAGGCCGCCGGCTGGGGAGGCGCAGCCTGGCCCGCTCCGGGCTGGGGCTCAGTGAGCACGAAGTGCGCGTTCTGCTCAAGAAGCTGGAGTCTGCGGGACTGGTGCGCATCGGCCGCGGGCGTAGCGGGACGCATCTCACGCCTGCAGGAAAAGAACTTCTGGCTGTGCCACCTGCCGGAGGAACGGGTGCAGAGGGATTAACGGGCGGCTCCCGATAG
- the rplU gene encoding 50S ribosomal protein L21, whose protein sequence is MYAIVQTGGKQYRAEEGQVLVVEKLAAQPGEQVELPVVALVKDGQVVTDPGARVVARVLDHVKGRKIIVFKYRAKVNYRRKTGHRQQHTRLRVESIQPAS, encoded by the coding sequence GTGTATGCTATAGTGCAGACTGGCGGGAAGCAGTACCGGGCCGAAGAAGGCCAGGTGCTGGTGGTGGAAAAGCTGGCGGCTCAACCGGGCGAGCAGGTAGAGTTGCCGGTGGTGGCCCTTGTGAAAGACGGTCAGGTGGTAACGGACCCCGGGGCGCGGGTTGTGGCCCGCGTGCTGGATCACGTCAAAGGCCGCAAGATCATCGTCTTCAAGTACCGCGCCAAGGTCAACTACCGCCGCAAGACGGGGCACCGTCAGCAGCACACCCGCCTGCGGGTGGAAAGCATCCAGCCCGCGTCGTAA
- the nadD gene encoding nicotinate-nucleotide adenylyltransferase has protein sequence MSQSVPDNIGIMGGTFDPIHLGHLVTAETARQAFHLRKVIFVPAGRPPHKEGRVITEAGDRYLMTVLATISHPDFYVDRIEIDREGPSYSVDTVAYFREQYPDSNLYFITGADAVLEICSWHNCHRLLSMCRVVAATRPGYDLAGLSRLADVVGEELFCRIVPLEVPALAVSSSDLRRQVAEGKSIRYLVPQAVEEYIHKHGLYRRPRERRAAADWGVVHIEGPILTGKAGEEDG, from the coding sequence GTGAGCCAATCCGTTCCGGATAATATCGGTATCATGGGTGGGACCTTCGACCCCATCCACCTGGGGCACCTGGTGACTGCAGAGACAGCTCGCCAGGCTTTTCATTTGCGCAAGGTTATCTTCGTGCCCGCGGGCAGGCCGCCTCACAAAGAAGGACGGGTGATTACGGAGGCGGGAGACCGGTACCTGATGACCGTGCTGGCCACCATCTCCCACCCCGATTTCTATGTAGACCGCATCGAGATCGACCGGGAAGGCCCTTCTTACAGCGTGGATACGGTGGCGTACTTCAGGGAGCAGTATCCGGACAGCAACCTGTATTTCATTACGGGTGCCGATGCGGTACTGGAGATCTGTTCCTGGCACAACTGTCACCGCCTGCTCTCTATGTGCCGGGTCGTGGCGGCCACCAGGCCCGGCTACGACCTGGCCGGTTTGAGCCGGCTCGCGGATGTAGTGGGGGAAGAACTTTTCTGCCGCATTGTCCCCCTGGAGGTACCTGCGCTGGCCGTGTCCTCGAGCGACCTGCGCAGACAGGTGGCTGAAGGGAAGTCCATCAGGTACCTGGTACCCCAGGCTGTGGAAGAATACATCCATAAGCACGGGTTGTACCGCAGGCCCCGAGAGCGCCGGGCGGCTGCTGATTGGGGCGTGGTTCACATAGAAGGGCCCATCTTGACAGGAAAGGCAGGTGAAGAGGATGGTTAG
- a CDS encoding amino acid permease, whose product MSKRAELFEVEPLRNLGFWEVWAIGVGAVVGDGIFLLIGQGIATAGPGSLFAYLLAGVFLACLMVALGELAVGMSSAGAMSVWVERFLGKWWGFLSGFSFAIGWVIAGGSVGLAIGRITTWFFPQLDQELWTVIFGVAWLTLFAILNIVGTGLSGKVQLYMTVGLVGLMAAFSLFGARGVNPANFSPWFPTGFSGFMAAIPLGTYAYMGAVTLATAGSECRRPVDLPRGLVWSSITFLVLYTAAHAVALGLVPWTEVTMEESPFTKAAGVAFGYAGAFVINVAAWLAAATCLHMGTLYSTSRVFWDQARHGYLPAFLGYLHPRTRTPVWGIVVIWAISVGLILLGVRDPDIVYVDLSLQLVLAWLVSWFLAVVAAILYRSRCPHEVAALPWRQPLYPLLPIVGIIGICVVLWGTFVGSPGALLWGIAWITALWVYFRAYVARTKAE is encoded by the coding sequence ATGTCCAAGCGAGCCGAACTCTTCGAAGTCGAGCCCTTGCGTAACCTGGGCTTCTGGGAGGTATGGGCGATCGGAGTGGGTGCGGTGGTCGGTGACGGGATATTCCTCCTGATAGGTCAGGGGATAGCTACCGCCGGTCCCGGATCCCTCTTCGCGTATCTGTTGGCCGGGGTTTTCCTGGCTTGCCTGATGGTGGCCCTCGGCGAACTGGCCGTGGGCATGAGCAGCGCGGGCGCCATGTCCGTATGGGTGGAGCGCTTCCTGGGCAAATGGTGGGGCTTCCTGTCCGGATTCTCTTTCGCCATCGGTTGGGTGATAGCCGGGGGGAGCGTGGGCCTGGCCATTGGGCGTATCACCACCTGGTTCTTCCCCCAGCTCGATCAGGAGTTGTGGACGGTTATCTTCGGGGTGGCCTGGTTGACCCTGTTCGCGATCCTGAACATCGTCGGCACAGGGCTGTCGGGCAAAGTCCAGCTGTACATGACCGTGGGGCTGGTAGGACTGATGGCAGCCTTTTCGCTGTTCGGAGCACGCGGTGTCAACCCGGCTAATTTCTCGCCCTGGTTCCCCACGGGGTTCTCCGGGTTCATGGCTGCCATCCCGCTGGGGACGTATGCGTACATGGGAGCCGTGACCCTGGCCACCGCGGGTAGTGAGTGCCGCAGGCCCGTTGACCTCCCCCGCGGGCTGGTCTGGTCGAGCATCACCTTCCTTGTTCTTTATACCGCCGCTCACGCGGTGGCACTCGGGCTGGTTCCCTGGACCGAAGTGACCATGGAGGAGTCCCCGTTCACCAAGGCGGCCGGGGTGGCATTCGGGTACGCGGGCGCTTTCGTCATCAACGTGGCTGCTTGGCTGGCCGCCGCCACCTGCCTGCACATGGGGACCCTGTACTCCACCTCACGGGTATTCTGGGACCAGGCTCGGCACGGGTACCTGCCAGCTTTCTTGGGGTACCTCCACCCCCGCACCAGGACGCCGGTCTGGGGTATCGTGGTAATATGGGCCATTTCGGTGGGCCTGATCCTGCTCGGTGTTCGCGACCCCGACATTGTATACGTGGACCTCTCTCTGCAACTGGTGCTGGCCTGGCTGGTCTCATGGTTCCTGGCCGTGGTGGCGGCCATACTGTACAGGTCCCGGTGCCCGCACGAGGTCGCGGCTCTGCCCTGGCGGCAACCTCTTTACCCCCTGCTGCCCATCGTCGGGATCATTGGCATATGTGTTGTCCTCTGGGGTACGTTCGTAGGGTCTCCTGGCGCGCTACTCTGGGGTATAGCCTGGATCACAGCGCTGTGGGTTTACTTCAGGGCCTATGTGGCCCGCACCAAAGCGGAGTGA
- a CDS encoding RNA-binding protein, with translation MVRTLYVGNLPWATTEEELARAFSAYVEVRGCRIITDRETGRSRGFGFVEVDEGDVEKAVHAMNGAIIGGREIVVNEARPRQNKY, from the coding sequence ATGGTTAGGACCCTGTACGTGGGAAACCTGCCGTGGGCTACCACGGAGGAGGAACTCGCCCGCGCGTTCTCGGCCTATGTGGAAGTTCGCGGTTGCCGCATCATCACCGATCGTGAAACCGGACGTTCCCGTGGTTTCGGGTTCGTGGAGGTAGATGAGGGCGACGTGGAGAAGGCCGTACACGCGATGAACGGCGCCATTATCGGCGGCCGGGAGATTGTGGTCAACGAGGCCAGACCGCGGCAGAACAAGTACTGA
- a CDS encoding ribosomal-processing cysteine protease Prp, producing the protein MIIVEVRRRAGRVAGFSVRGHAGAAPRGKDIVCAAVSALTQAAVAGLEEHLGLRPRVLIEQGRLDCQLAPGEEEDPRAQAILATMVLGLQGVAQAQPGRVRMSQVDEEDTGAGRQC; encoded by the coding sequence GTGATCATCGTCGAGGTGCGCCGGCGGGCGGGCAGGGTGGCGGGGTTCAGTGTGCGCGGGCACGCTGGGGCTGCCCCGCGCGGCAAAGATATCGTATGTGCGGCTGTCTCTGCCCTCACCCAGGCGGCCGTGGCCGGGCTGGAAGAACACCTGGGCCTGCGTCCCCGGGTTCTCATTGAGCAAGGGCGACTGGATTGCCAGCTTGCTCCCGGTGAGGAGGAAGACCCGCGCGCACAGGCCATCCTGGCCACCATGGTGCTGGGATTGCAGGGGGTGGCGCAGGCGCAGCCCGGTCGCGTGCGGATGTCGCAGGTGGATGAAGAAGACACCGGCGCAGGCAGGCAATGCTGA
- a CDS encoding M20 family metallopeptidase, translating to MPEDLVREAYELLPLLTAWRRDFHRHPELGLECHRTGAKVLEHLQTLGWEASGGWAQTGVVGVLYPPRERGGRAVALRVDMDGLPLQEATGAPYASVNPGVAHACGHDGHLAVGLGVAELLSRHRDKLACPVKLIFQPGEEHPGGAAPMIEQGVLDNPQVDAVFGFHLFPDLPAGHFGLRYGVMTAGSTDFSIVLRGKGGHAGHPHLSVDPVPALAAFVDAVQLLVSRATGPLVPLVISFGRIYGGAVLNAIPEEVCLEGTVRALSEEIARFAVGRMREILAGLRLTHGVEGEFRELGSEPAMFCDPAVTSFAEECLVAMWGRDRVIRITEPSMGSEDFARFARAAPATYIRIGIRDAQQGFLHPLHHPAFDFDEGALPPAVAGMAFLLLQWGRR from the coding sequence GTGCCCGAAGACCTGGTCAGAGAAGCGTATGAACTGCTGCCGCTGCTGACGGCGTGGCGGCGTGACTTTCACCGACACCCGGAACTGGGGCTGGAGTGCCACCGCACAGGAGCAAAAGTCCTGGAACATTTGCAGACGCTGGGTTGGGAGGCGAGCGGGGGATGGGCCCAGACGGGGGTGGTGGGCGTCCTGTACCCTCCCCGTGAGCGCGGTGGGCGGGCAGTAGCACTCAGGGTTGACATGGACGGTCTTCCCCTCCAGGAGGCAACCGGTGCTCCTTATGCTTCCGTCAATCCTGGCGTCGCTCACGCCTGCGGGCATGACGGACACCTGGCCGTGGGTTTGGGTGTGGCGGAGCTGCTGTCCAGGCACCGGGACAAACTGGCGTGCCCGGTGAAGCTCATATTCCAGCCAGGGGAAGAACACCCGGGCGGTGCCGCTCCCATGATCGAGCAAGGGGTGCTGGACAACCCGCAGGTGGATGCTGTCTTCGGGTTTCACCTGTTTCCTGACCTTCCCGCGGGGCATTTCGGCCTGCGGTACGGGGTTATGACGGCCGGGAGCACGGATTTCAGCATCGTGCTCAGAGGAAAGGGCGGACACGCAGGCCACCCCCACCTTTCCGTGGATCCGGTCCCGGCACTGGCCGCCTTCGTGGACGCCGTGCAGTTGCTGGTGTCGCGGGCCACGGGTCCCCTGGTACCGCTGGTTATAAGTTTCGGGCGTATTTACGGGGGTGCGGTGCTAAATGCAATTCCGGAGGAAGTTTGCCTGGAAGGCACGGTGCGTGCCCTTTCGGAGGAAATCGCCCGGTTCGCTGTCGGCCGTATGAGGGAGATCCTTGCCGGTCTGCGCCTCACTCACGGGGTGGAGGGGGAATTCCGAGAGCTCGGGAGTGAGCCCGCCATGTTCTGCGACCCTGCGGTTACTTCCTTTGCGGAAGAGTGCCTTGTGGCCATGTGGGGGCGCGACCGGGTCATCCGCATCACCGAACCGTCCATGGGGTCTGAAGACTTTGCCCGCTTTGCCCGCGCGGCTCCCGCCACCTACATCAGGATTGGCATCAGGGACGCACAACAGGGGTTCCTCCATCCTCTCCATCATCCTGCCTTCGATTTCGACGAGGGGGCGTTACCGCCGGCCGTAGCGGGCATGGCATTTCTGCTCTTGCAGTGGGGAAGGAGGTGA
- a CDS encoding glutamine synthetase family protein, with translation MTKEDVLRLVKENDVLLVRFLYVDCDGVTRGYTCHRDQLESDMASGHAFAACMPFFSALDTLVSGTRFGCVGEIRGIPDPETFHLLPYAHRQAAMICDFVDTRHQPTGTCPRTALKNVLAGIEYEVKACFENEFYLMRRTDQGYVPFDRSVCFATSGMNGAQDVVLDIVEALTQVGLVVEKYYPEYGPGQQEVIIKYDTGLKAADHQVIFKETVKGVAARHGLVASFMPKPFGGLAGSGAHLHISLWKEGRNLFYDGDDPLGISPLARQFIAGVLHHLPAILPFTAACVTSYKRIVPHSWASAYACYGPDNREAAIRVVSGQKGREAETTNLEFKPVDGSANPYLAMAAVLAAGMDGIRRGMDPGDPVLQDPHDLPPEERSRKGIRRLPRNLGEAADHLERSTFFREVFGSTMHDEYVLLKRFQWEEYHRQVSAWEIEHFADLF, from the coding sequence TTGACCAAAGAAGATGTCCTGCGGCTGGTGAAAGAGAATGACGTGTTGCTGGTGAGGTTCCTGTACGTCGACTGTGACGGGGTGACCCGGGGGTACACTTGCCACCGGGACCAGCTTGAGAGCGACATGGCGTCAGGGCACGCCTTTGCGGCGTGCATGCCGTTCTTCAGCGCCCTCGACACGCTGGTTTCCGGGACCAGGTTCGGATGCGTGGGAGAAATCCGGGGGATTCCCGACCCGGAGACGTTCCACCTGTTGCCGTACGCGCACCGCCAGGCGGCCATGATATGCGACTTCGTCGATACCAGGCATCAACCCACGGGGACGTGCCCGCGCACCGCTCTCAAGAACGTGCTCGCCGGTATAGAGTACGAAGTTAAAGCTTGTTTCGAGAACGAATTTTACCTGATGCGGCGTACCGACCAGGGGTATGTGCCATTCGATCGCAGCGTGTGCTTTGCCACGTCCGGCATGAACGGTGCGCAAGACGTGGTCCTGGACATAGTAGAAGCTCTAACCCAAGTGGGCCTCGTCGTCGAGAAGTATTATCCGGAGTACGGACCGGGACAGCAGGAGGTCATCATCAAGTACGACACCGGGCTGAAGGCGGCCGACCACCAGGTCATTTTCAAGGAGACAGTCAAGGGCGTGGCGGCCAGGCACGGGCTGGTGGCTTCCTTCATGCCCAAACCCTTCGGGGGCCTGGCCGGGAGCGGGGCACACCTGCACATAAGCCTGTGGAAGGAAGGGCGCAACCTGTTTTATGACGGAGACGACCCCCTGGGTATCTCCCCGCTGGCCAGGCAGTTCATTGCAGGTGTCCTGCACCACCTGCCCGCGATCCTGCCTTTCACTGCGGCCTGTGTCACGTCTTACAAGCGCATCGTACCCCACAGTTGGGCATCGGCATACGCGTGCTACGGCCCTGACAACCGGGAGGCGGCGATCCGGGTGGTGTCGGGCCAAAAGGGCCGGGAAGCCGAGACCACCAACCTGGAGTTCAAGCCTGTGGACGGCTCCGCCAACCCCTATCTCGCGATGGCAGCCGTGCTGGCGGCGGGAATGGACGGCATTCGCAGGGGCATGGACCCGGGGGACCCGGTGCTCCAGGACCCCCACGACCTGCCGCCCGAGGAACGCAGCCGCAAAGGAATCAGGCGGCTCCCGCGTAACCTGGGCGAGGCGGCAGATCACCTCGAGCGAAGCACCTTCTTCCGAGAGGTATTCGGATCCACCATGCACGACGAGTACGTGCTACTGAAGCGGTTCCAGTGGGAGGAGTACCACCGGCAGGTATCCGCGTGGGAGATCGAGCATTTCGCAGACCTGTTCTAA
- the yqeK gene encoding bis(5'-nucleosyl)-tetraphosphatase (symmetrical) YqeK: MARRLPAHRWAHSLGTATVARELAPRLGADPAKAWIAGLVHDIARDLPAGELLSLAGCFGILVDTVEREAPELLHGPVGAELARRELGVDDPEILDAVARHTVGGAGLRPLSLLLYLADFIEPNRDFPGVEEVRQTARRDPELAALWTMEKTLTYLFREGLPAHPATLEGRNFLLSRLVKEGRWRPWGGGAQDARCHDRAHAGSNETRTEKE; encoded by the coding sequence GTGGCGAGGCGGCTTCCCGCCCACAGGTGGGCCCACAGTTTGGGAACTGCTACCGTGGCGCGGGAACTCGCTCCCCGGTTGGGAGCTGATCCTGCCAAAGCGTGGATCGCCGGGCTGGTGCACGACATCGCCCGTGACCTGCCCGCGGGAGAACTGTTGTCGCTGGCAGGGTGTTTTGGTATACTGGTTGACACGGTGGAACGGGAGGCGCCCGAACTCCTCCACGGGCCGGTGGGGGCGGAACTGGCACGACGGGAGTTGGGTGTGGACGACCCGGAAATCCTGGATGCCGTGGCGCGGCACACGGTAGGCGGGGCGGGGTTGCGCCCGCTTTCGCTTCTGTTGTATCTGGCCGACTTCATAGAGCCGAACCGGGATTTCCCCGGGGTGGAGGAAGTGCGGCAGACGGCACGCAGGGACCCGGAACTGGCGGCACTTTGGACCATGGAAAAGACACTGACGTACCTGTTCCGGGAGGGCCTGCCTGCCCACCCGGCGACGCTGGAGGGTCGCAACTTCCTGTTGTCCAGGTTGGTCAAGGAGGGTCGGTGGCGTCCCTGGGGAGGCGGGGCTCAGGATGCCCGGTGTCATGATCGAGCCCACGCGGGCAGCAACGAGACTCGGACGGAAAAGGAATAA
- a CDS encoding amidohydrolase family protein: protein MELLNGDEFPVVDAHCHPCPETYPETWADFCRSFSLSVPRPGRKAPAGAGLVEEQMLLEMARLFGCEPEPDAVMAERRERAADLVGYTRWLMQDAGIRGMVVDFGYPQPPLSPNYWREMTGVPVGEIFRIEPLIQRLLGECSDFASFRVRYLEGVAGALSRPDCKGLKSIIAYRTGLGVHPASEQQAEQSFAVRDGEPVSLKPLRDWCLLQAMELCRLYRKPMTIHTGAGDSEIKLEIARPELLYDILTKDPYAEVPVVLVHAGYPWCRQAAFMARVLENVYLDTSLLSPFSGYGGVKLLLEEVLHTATVEKVMHGSDCFAVPEVAWLGAILTRRALVELFQELVDRGFVREAFARFAIRSVLMENAQKLFAM from the coding sequence GTGGAACTGCTCAACGGGGACGAGTTTCCGGTAGTGGATGCGCACTGCCATCCCTGCCCAGAGACGTACCCGGAAACCTGGGCAGATTTCTGCAGGTCCTTCAGCCTGAGCGTGCCCCGCCCGGGCAGGAAGGCGCCTGCCGGAGCAGGGCTGGTGGAGGAGCAGATGCTGCTTGAGATGGCGCGGCTTTTCGGATGCGAGCCCGAGCCCGACGCGGTGATGGCAGAGCGCCGGGAGAGGGCGGCGGACCTGGTGGGCTACACCCGGTGGCTCATGCAGGACGCGGGGATCCGGGGGATGGTGGTGGACTTCGGTTACCCGCAGCCACCCCTGTCGCCGAACTACTGGCGGGAAATGACGGGCGTCCCCGTGGGTGAGATCTTCCGGATCGAACCCCTGATCCAGAGGTTGCTGGGTGAGTGCTCCGACTTCGCCTCTTTCCGGGTGCGGTACCTGGAAGGGGTGGCCGGGGCACTCTCCCGGCCCGATTGCAAGGGGCTGAAGTCCATCATCGCCTACCGAACGGGACTGGGGGTCCATCCCGCCAGCGAGCAGCAGGCCGAGCAGTCCTTCGCAGTGAGGGACGGGGAACCGGTCAGCCTGAAGCCCTTGCGTGATTGGTGCTTGCTTCAGGCCATGGAACTATGCCGGTTGTACCGCAAGCCCATGACCATCCACACCGGGGCCGGAGATTCCGAGATCAAACTGGAAATAGCCCGGCCGGAGCTGCTATACGACATCCTCACGAAGGATCCGTACGCGGAAGTTCCCGTAGTCCTGGTGCACGCAGGTTACCCCTGGTGCCGGCAGGCTGCGTTCATGGCCAGGGTTCTCGAGAACGTGTACCTTGACACGTCTCTGCTTTCGCCGTTTTCCGGCTACGGGGGGGTCAAGCTTCTCCTCGAGGAGGTCCTGCACACTGCGACCGTGGAAAAGGTCATGCACGGATCGGACTGCTTTGCGGTACCGGAAGTAGCGTGGTTGGGTGCGATCCTGACCCGCCGGGCCCTCGTCGAGCTCTTTCAGGAGCTGGTGGACCGGGGTTTCGTGCGGGAGGCCTTTGCCAGGTTCGCCATCAGGAGTGTCCTGATGGAGAACGCGCAGAAACTGTTTGCCATGTGA